A single Anopheles maculipalpis chromosome 3RL, idAnoMacuDA_375_x, whole genome shotgun sequence DNA region contains:
- the LOC126561978 gene encoding UDP-glycosyltransferase UGT5-like, translating to MVIGSRSLVSCIALTVVVLVGTLDTTVDGAKILAVFPSISKTNYIFGQVLFEALAAKGHDVTIVSPFEVQYAYENIRQVRITGLFSHIEDYGLHANVFTKRDKSSFYGNTNLIYGTAAMADYTLGHPKLQELLKNPAETFDLLILDQVLCESLLGLAYHYGVPAIVYSAAAPNKYTNEMVGNPHNPAYNPIPSLGYSDRMHLVQRVWNTFVSICEQFNYRYLYLPSQEAVYQRYFTRRGSLPPLLDLIHNVSLVMVNSHPVINFARPFVPNMIEIGGAHIRQLEDTGFSQDVLNWVEKAKNGVIYFSMGTNIRSADFPDSLREAFVDAFGKLSQVLIIWKWENATLPDQSANVIIGPWLPQQQLLAHPNVRLHITHGGLLSMMETVHYGKPILGLPLAGDQEILVNRAVEAGYGLKLDYQNVTEEGILKAINQLLNEPEFRQAAMKASRQFREQPLKPLDKVLYYVDYVLKQDSGINYLRSGALYLSFWPRHVVDVATILVLITMIPVGLFATLIQIILRKTHQRKMKNVPSVGKPAANGKSLEKDVKKKRN from the exons ATGGTCATTGGAAGTAGATCGCTTGTGAGTTGCATTGCACTGACGGTTGTTGTACTAGTCGGCACGCTTGACACGACAGTCGATGGTGCCAAAATTCTAGCAGTGTTTCCTAGTATCAGCAAGACGAACTACATCTTCGGACAGGTGCTGTTTGAGGCTCTCGCCGCCAAAGGTCACGAT GTAACGATCGTCAGCCCGTTTGAGGTGCAGTATGCGTACGAGAACATTCGGCAGGTGAGGATAACTGGGCTGTTTAGTCATATAGAGG ATTATGGACTCCACGCAAACGTGTTTACCAAGCGCGACAAGTCGAGCTTCTACGGTAATACCAATCTGATCTATGGGACCGCCGCGATGGCCGACTACACACTGGGACATCCGAAGCTACAAGAGTTGCTGAAGAACCCAGCCGAAACCTTCGACCTGCTAATCCTGGATCAGGTGCTGTGCGAAAGTTTACTCGG GTTGGCTTATCATTACGGTGTGCCGGCGATTGTGTACAGCGCGGCTGCTCCCAACAAGTACACGAACGAGATGGTGGGCAATCCACACAACCCGGCCTACAATCCGATCCCCTCGCTTGGGTACTCCGATCGAATGCATCTGGTGCAGCGTGTTTGGAACACGTTCGTATCCATCTGCGAGCAGTTTAACTACCGATACCTCTATCTGCCCTCACAAGAAGCCGTCTATCAGAGGTACTTTACGCGGCGGGGCAGCTTACCGCCACTTCTTGATCTCATTCACAACGTAAGCCTGGTGATGGTCAACAGCCATCCGGTGATTAACTTTGCGCGTCCTTTTGTACCGAACATGATCGAGATCGGGGGAGCACACATCAGACAGCTGGAGGATACGGGCTTCTCGCAGGATGTGCTCAATTGGGTCGAGAAGGCAAAGAACGGTGTGATCTACTTTAGCATGGGGACCAACATTCGGTCGGCCGATTTCCCGGACAGCTTGCGGGAAGCGTTTGTGGATGCGTTCGGCAAGCTTAGCCAGGTGCTGATCATCTGGAAGTGGGAGAACGCAACTTTACCGGATCAGTCGGCGAACGTGATTATAGGACCGTGGttgccacagcaacagctgctggcACATCCAAATGTACGGCTGCACATTACGCACGGCGGTTTGCTCAGCATGATGGAGACGGTGCACTACGGTAAGCCGATTCTGGGCCTACCGCTTGCTGGAGATCAGGAGATCCTCGTGAACCGTGCGGTAGAGGCGGGTTATGGTTTGAAGCTTGATTATCAAAATGTAACCGAGGAAGGAATACTGAAGGCGATCAATCAACTTCTAAACGAACCAGA ATTCCGACAAGCTGCCATGAAAGCATCCCGACAGTTCCGTGAGCAACCGCTGAAACCTTTGGACAAAGTCCTTTATTATGTTGATTACGTGCTTAAGCAGGACAGTGGCATTAATTACTTGCGCAGTGGAGCACTCTATCTATCGTTCTGGCCCCGGCACGTCGTGGACGTTGCCACCATACTGGTGCTAATCACCATGATTCCGGTGGGATTGTTTGCCACACTGATTCAGATCATTCTGCGGAAAACTCACCagcgaaaaatgaaaaatgtgccGAGTGTGGGCAAACCGGCCGCGAATGGGAAATCGTTGGAAAAAGATGTTAAAAAGAAGCGCAATTGA